The proteins below come from a single Rosa rugosa chromosome 2, drRosRugo1.1, whole genome shotgun sequence genomic window:
- the LOC133734318 gene encoding subtilisin-like protease SBT4.6 isoform X1, which produces MAKHGALLFYHTLSILILTLSLLCRATYDDRKVYIVYLGSLSDGLYSPSSHHLSILQRVVQDSSPENVLVRSYKRSFNGFAARLTDQEREKLSKMKEVVSVFPSRTLQVQTTRSWDFMGFNEKIGRNATVESDIIVGVIDSGIWPESESFKDEGFGPPPKKWKGACEGGKNFTCNNKLIGARYYSSTESARDDTGHGTHTASTAAGNAVRDVSFYGLAQGTARGGVPSARIAAYKVCTPGTLCSAHDTLAAFDDAIADGVDIITASVAFSMIREFHVDPLAIGTFHAMEKGILTSHAAGNNGPSGATVSSVAPWVLTVAASSMDRRIIDKVILGNGRTVMGNSVNSFTLNGTSFPLIHGKNASKNCRETSAGGCEQGCLDSSLVKGKVVLCDKYGLLEAFQSGALGSILPNFRAVDDASYVLPLAGTTINNENYNVVMSYMNSTRDPHVNILKSEVIKNPAAPAVASFSARGPNLILPDIIKPDISAPGIEILAAFSSAPISTTPGDMRRVKYNIQSGTSMACPHAAGVATYVKTFHPDWSPAAIKSSIMTTAWPMNDPSSNVSTGEFAYGSGHINPLKAIDPGLVYDASKEDYIKLLCISYDESRVRLVSGDNSTCPTGPDKGSPKDHNYPSMGAKVTAMQPFTVTFNRRVKNVGNANSTYVAKISPNSKLEIKVVPEVLSFKSLNEEKTFNVTVSGSNLPFESRASASLVWSDGTHGVRSPIVVYTVPRA; this is translated from the exons ATGGCTAAGCATGGAGCTCTTCTCTTTTATCACACCTTGTCAATTCTCATCCTCACTCTGAGTTTGTTATGCAGAGCCACTTACGACGATAGAAAG gTCTATATTGTGTACTTGGGGTCACTTTCTGATGGGTTGTACTCGCCGTCATCTCACCATCTTAGTATTCTACAGAGAGTTGTCCAGGACAG TTCTCCTGAAAATGTTTTGGTAAGAAGTTACAAAAGGAGTTTCAATGGATTTGCTGCCAGACTCACTGACCAGGAAAGAGAAAAACTTTCTA AAATGAAGGAAGTAGTCTCTGTCTTTCCAAGCAGAACATTGCAAGTTCAAACAACAAGATCTTGGGACTTCATGGGATTCAATGAGAAAATTGGTCGAAATGCCACAGTTGAGAGTGATATTATTGTGGGTGTCATTGACAGTGGAATTTGGCCTGAATCTGAGAGTTTTAAGgatgaaggttttggtcctcCACCCAAGAAGTGGAAAGGTGCTTGTGAAGGGGGCAAAAATTTTACTTGCAACAa cAAGCTTATTGGAGCTCGGTATTACTCATCAACAGAGTCTGCAAGGGATGACACAGGTCACGGAACCCACACTGCCTCAACGGCAGCAGGAAATGCTGTAAGAGATGTAAGCTTTTATGGACTAGCACAAGGTACTGCAAGAGGAGGAGTTCCCTCTGCAAGAATTGCAGCATACAAAGTCTGTACTCCGGGCACCTTGTGTAGTGCACATGATACCTTGGCTGCTTTTGACGATGCAATTGCTGATGGAGTCGATATTATTACAGCTTCAGTTGCATTTAGTATGATACGAGAATTCCATGTGGATCCTCTTGCAATTGGTACTTTTCACGCAATGGAGAAAGGGATACTAACCTCACATGCTGCGGGCAACAATGGACCTTCCGGTGCTACTGTATCAAGTGTAGCACCTTGGGTGCTTACAGTTGCAGCAAGTAGCATGGACCGTCGGATCATTGACAAGGTTATCCTTGGAAATGGAAGGACAGTAATG GGGAATTCTGTGAACTCTTTCACATTAAATGGTACAAGTTTTCCTCTGATACATGGAAAAAATGCTTCAAAGAATTGCAGAGAAACAAGTGCGGG AGGTTGTGAACAAGGTTGCCTGGACAGTAGTCTAGTGAAGGGAAAGGTCGTGCTATGTGATAAATATGGACTTCTTGAAGCATTTCAATCTGGTGCACTGGGTTCAATTTTACCCAATTTTCGAGCTGTTGATGACGCCTCTTATGTTCTCCCATTAGCTGGCACGACTATAAACAACGAAAACTATAATGTAGTCATGTCCTACATGAATTCCACCAG AGATCCTCACGTGAACATATTAAAAAGTGAAGTCATAAAAAATCCTGCTGCACCTGCTGTTGCTTCATTCTCTGCACGTGGACCGAATTTAATTTTACCTGATATTATCAAG CCAGATATAAGTGCCCCAGGGATAGAAATTCTGGCTGCATTTTCGTCTGCTCCTATCTCAACCACTCCTGGAGATATGAGGCGTGTTAAGTACAATATACAATCTGGAACCTCCATGGCTTGCCCCCATGCTGCTGGTGTAGCTACCTATGTTAAAACCTTCCACCCTGATTGGTCTCCCGCGGCCATCAAATCATCTATTATGACTACTG CTTGGCCCATGAATGATCCCAGCAGCAATGTTTCCACTGGTGAATTCGCTTATGGATCAGGCCATATCAATCCATTAAAAGCTATTGACCCCGGGCTTGTGTATGATGCTTCCAAAGAAGATTACATAAAGTTGCTGTGCATCAGCTATGATGAAAGCAGAGTTAGACTTGTATCAGGAGATAACAGCACATGCCCTACAGGTCCTGACAAGGGATCTCCGAAGGATCATAATTACCCTTCGATGGGAGCTAAAGTTACCGCAATGCAACCATTTACAGTTACATTTAATAGAAGAGTTAAAAATGTTGGCAATGCAAACTCCACTTATGTAGCCAAAATCTCCCCCAATTCCAAACTCGAGATTAAAGTGGTGCCGGAAGTCCTATCCTTCAAGTCCTTGAATGAGGAGAAGACTTTTAATGTGACTGTTTCTGGAAGCAATTTGCCTTTTGAATCACGAGCATCTGCTTCACTGGTTTGGTCTGATGGTACTCATGGCGTTAGAAGTCCGATTGTTGTGTACACCGTGCCTAGAGCATGA
- the LOC133734318 gene encoding subtilisin-like protease SBT4.6 isoform X2, with the protein MAKHGALLFYHTLSILILTLSLLCRATYDDRKVYIVYLGSLSDGLYSPSSHHLSILQRVVQDSSPENVLVRSYKRSFNGFAARLTDQEREKLSKMKEVVSVFPSRTLQVQTTRSWDFMGFNEKIGRNATVESDIIVGVIDSGIWPESESFKDEGFGPPPKKWKGACEGGKNFTCNNKLIGARYYSSTESARDDTGHGTHTASTAAGNAVRDVSFYGLAQGTARGGVPSARIAAYKVCTPGTLCSAHDTLAAFDDAIADGVDIITASVAFSMIREFHVDPLAIGTFHAMEKGILTSHAAGNNGPSGATVSSVAPWVLTVAASSMDRRIIDKVILGNGRTVMGNSVNSFTLNGTSFPLIHGKNASKNCRETSCEQGCLDSSLVKGKVVLCDKYGLLEAFQSGALGSILPNFRAVDDASYVLPLAGTTINNENYNVVMSYMNSTRDPHVNILKSEVIKNPAAPAVASFSARGPNLILPDIIKPDISAPGIEILAAFSSAPISTTPGDMRRVKYNIQSGTSMACPHAAGVATYVKTFHPDWSPAAIKSSIMTTAWPMNDPSSNVSTGEFAYGSGHINPLKAIDPGLVYDASKEDYIKLLCISYDESRVRLVSGDNSTCPTGPDKGSPKDHNYPSMGAKVTAMQPFTVTFNRRVKNVGNANSTYVAKISPNSKLEIKVVPEVLSFKSLNEEKTFNVTVSGSNLPFESRASASLVWSDGTHGVRSPIVVYTVPRA; encoded by the exons ATGGCTAAGCATGGAGCTCTTCTCTTTTATCACACCTTGTCAATTCTCATCCTCACTCTGAGTTTGTTATGCAGAGCCACTTACGACGATAGAAAG gTCTATATTGTGTACTTGGGGTCACTTTCTGATGGGTTGTACTCGCCGTCATCTCACCATCTTAGTATTCTACAGAGAGTTGTCCAGGACAG TTCTCCTGAAAATGTTTTGGTAAGAAGTTACAAAAGGAGTTTCAATGGATTTGCTGCCAGACTCACTGACCAGGAAAGAGAAAAACTTTCTA AAATGAAGGAAGTAGTCTCTGTCTTTCCAAGCAGAACATTGCAAGTTCAAACAACAAGATCTTGGGACTTCATGGGATTCAATGAGAAAATTGGTCGAAATGCCACAGTTGAGAGTGATATTATTGTGGGTGTCATTGACAGTGGAATTTGGCCTGAATCTGAGAGTTTTAAGgatgaaggttttggtcctcCACCCAAGAAGTGGAAAGGTGCTTGTGAAGGGGGCAAAAATTTTACTTGCAACAa cAAGCTTATTGGAGCTCGGTATTACTCATCAACAGAGTCTGCAAGGGATGACACAGGTCACGGAACCCACACTGCCTCAACGGCAGCAGGAAATGCTGTAAGAGATGTAAGCTTTTATGGACTAGCACAAGGTACTGCAAGAGGAGGAGTTCCCTCTGCAAGAATTGCAGCATACAAAGTCTGTACTCCGGGCACCTTGTGTAGTGCACATGATACCTTGGCTGCTTTTGACGATGCAATTGCTGATGGAGTCGATATTATTACAGCTTCAGTTGCATTTAGTATGATACGAGAATTCCATGTGGATCCTCTTGCAATTGGTACTTTTCACGCAATGGAGAAAGGGATACTAACCTCACATGCTGCGGGCAACAATGGACCTTCCGGTGCTACTGTATCAAGTGTAGCACCTTGGGTGCTTACAGTTGCAGCAAGTAGCATGGACCGTCGGATCATTGACAAGGTTATCCTTGGAAATGGAAGGACAGTAATG GGGAATTCTGTGAACTCTTTCACATTAAATGGTACAAGTTTTCCTCTGATACATGGAAAAAATGCTTCAAAGAATTGCAGAGAAACAA GTTGTGAACAAGGTTGCCTGGACAGTAGTCTAGTGAAGGGAAAGGTCGTGCTATGTGATAAATATGGACTTCTTGAAGCATTTCAATCTGGTGCACTGGGTTCAATTTTACCCAATTTTCGAGCTGTTGATGACGCCTCTTATGTTCTCCCATTAGCTGGCACGACTATAAACAACGAAAACTATAATGTAGTCATGTCCTACATGAATTCCACCAG AGATCCTCACGTGAACATATTAAAAAGTGAAGTCATAAAAAATCCTGCTGCACCTGCTGTTGCTTCATTCTCTGCACGTGGACCGAATTTAATTTTACCTGATATTATCAAG CCAGATATAAGTGCCCCAGGGATAGAAATTCTGGCTGCATTTTCGTCTGCTCCTATCTCAACCACTCCTGGAGATATGAGGCGTGTTAAGTACAATATACAATCTGGAACCTCCATGGCTTGCCCCCATGCTGCTGGTGTAGCTACCTATGTTAAAACCTTCCACCCTGATTGGTCTCCCGCGGCCATCAAATCATCTATTATGACTACTG CTTGGCCCATGAATGATCCCAGCAGCAATGTTTCCACTGGTGAATTCGCTTATGGATCAGGCCATATCAATCCATTAAAAGCTATTGACCCCGGGCTTGTGTATGATGCTTCCAAAGAAGATTACATAAAGTTGCTGTGCATCAGCTATGATGAAAGCAGAGTTAGACTTGTATCAGGAGATAACAGCACATGCCCTACAGGTCCTGACAAGGGATCTCCGAAGGATCATAATTACCCTTCGATGGGAGCTAAAGTTACCGCAATGCAACCATTTACAGTTACATTTAATAGAAGAGTTAAAAATGTTGGCAATGCAAACTCCACTTATGTAGCCAAAATCTCCCCCAATTCCAAACTCGAGATTAAAGTGGTGCCGGAAGTCCTATCCTTCAAGTCCTTGAATGAGGAGAAGACTTTTAATGTGACTGTTTCTGGAAGCAATTTGCCTTTTGAATCACGAGCATCTGCTTCACTGGTTTGGTCTGATGGTACTCATGGCGTTAGAAGTCCGATTGTTGTGTACACCGTGCCTAGAGCATGA